A stretch of Oryza brachyantha chromosome 4, ObraRS2, whole genome shotgun sequence DNA encodes these proteins:
- the LOC102706184 gene encoding probable sodium/metabolite cotransporter BASS1, chloroplastic has translation MPLLHWPTTAPCLTQIHHYQHLHLFNTHNPRLRATFSSLPAICLHIHDSNNPVRPFPSIPLSRCHAATDPAPSKIPVGDGSVLEAGVVGWRDLLLQVGEVLSLGFPVWVASACAVALWQPSAFLWVSPMAQIIGISFTMLGMGMTLTLDDLKTALLMPKELAAGFVLQYSVMPLSGYFVSKLLNLPPYYAAGLILVSCCPGGTASNIVTYLARGNVALSVLMTAASTFAAAFITPFLTSKLAGQYVAVDPMGLFVSTSQVVLAPVLLGALLNQYCNGLVQLVSPLMPFIAVATVAVLCGNAIAQNASAILSSGLQVVMSVCWLHASGFFFGYVLSRMLGIDISSSRTISIEVGMQNSVLGVVLAGKHFGNPLTAVPCAVSSVCHSVYGSLLAGIWRSLPPNDKGQ, from the exons ATGCCTCTCCTCCACTGGCCAACAACCGCTCCTTGCCTCACTCAGATCCACCACTACCAGCACCTTCACCTCTTCAATACGCACAACCCCCGCCTTAGAGCTACCTTCTCATCTCTCCCTGCCATCTGCCTTCATATCCACGACAGCAACAACCCAGTTCGACCCTTTCCTAGTATTCCGTTGAGCAGGTGCCATGCAGCCACTGATCCGGCACCCTCTAAGATACCAGTAGGCGATGGCAGTGTGTTGGAGGCTGGAGTAGTAGGTTGGCGAGATCTGCTTCTGCAAGTTGGCGAGGTGCTGTCGCTTGGGTTCCCGGTCTGGGTGGCATCCGCTTGTGCAGTTGCACTGTGGCAGCCATCAGCCTTCCTCTGGGTCAGTCCCATGGCTCAGATTATCGGCATCTCGTTTACCATGCTGG gAATGGGTATGACATTGACATTAGATGACCTGAAAACTGCACTATTGATGCCCAAGGAATTAGCTGCTGGATTTGTACTTCAATACTCG GTGATGCCACTGTCAGGATATTTTGTGAGCAAGCTATTAAATTTACCACCCTATTACGCTGCTGGGTTGATATTGGTGTCCTGTTGTCCTGGAG GCACAGCAAGCAACATTGTTACCTATTTAGCAAG GGGAAATGTTGCTCTTTCGGTACTGATGACAGCAGCAAGCACTTTTGCTGCAGCG TTCATAACTCCTTTTCTGACATCCAAACTAGCTGGACAATATGTGGCAGTAGATCCAATGGGATTGTTTGTGTCAACATCTCAG GTTGTCCTGGCACCTGTCCTACTCGGTGCTCTACTTAATCAGTACTGCAACGGTTTAGTTCAGTTAGTTTCTCCCTTGATGCCATTCATTGCTGTGGCAACTGTAGCTGTTCTTTGTGGCAATGCTATTGCACAGAATGCTTCAGCCATTCTATCATCCGGTCTCCAAGTGGTTATGTCTGTTTGTTGGTTGCATGCATCTGGCTTTTTCTTTGGCTATGTTCTTTCAAGAATGCTTGGAATCGACATCTCTTCGTCACGAACAATCTCTATTGAGGTTGGCATGCAG AATTCAGTGCTGGGTGTAGTTCTTGCGGGAAAGCATTTTGGCAATCCTCTCACGGCAGTTCCCTGTGCTGTTTCTAGCGTCTGCCATTCGGTCTATGGTAGCCTTTTAGCTGGAATATGGAGGTCTTTGCCCCCAAATGACAAGGGTCAATGA
- the LOC102720515 gene encoding formin-like protein 12, producing the protein MPPGAPTPPMPPSVPGGPPPPPGGRGMPAPPGGRGVVGHGLARSLGPNSAATARKSTLKPLHWVKVTRAMQGSLWAEIQKQADTNSHSEFDVKELESLFAVAPKTKGGSKSDGAGKSLGSKPDKVHLIDIRRANNTEIMLTKIKMPLPDMMSAALALDDSVLDADQLENLIKFCPTKEEMELLKNYSGDKETLGKCEQESGISHGLNLSLGYLLSRFNFNHRDVRKNLLAVSSACEELRGSEKLKVIMEKILFLGNKLNQGTPRGQALGFRLDSLLKLTDTRANNSRMTLMHFLCKGLADKSPHLLDFHEDFVNLEAASKLQLKALAEEQQAVVKGLQKVEQELAASESDGPVSEVFRKTLKEFIDASGADVRSLSALYAEVGKSADALAYYFGEDPAKCPFEQVTSTLLNFVGLFRKAHEENIKQIETEKKKAQKEAEKEANQDRTPVKSKDGLVDRSPRSPFR; encoded by the exons ATGCCTCCTGGTGCACCTACTCCTCCAATGCCTCCTAGCGTGCCTGGTggtcctcctccacctcctggTGGAAGAGGTATGCCTGCCCCACCTGGCGGGAGAGGTGTAGTAGGACATGGACTTGCCCGTTCCTTGGGCCCAAACTCAGCTGCCACAGCAAGAAAGTCAACTCTAAAACCACTGCATTGGGTCAAAGTAACAAGAGCAATGCAAGGGAGTTTGTGGGCAGAAATACAAAAGCAAGCAGATACTAATAG CCATTCAGAATTTGATGTGAAAGAACTAGAGTCTCTTTTTGCTGTTGCTCCAAAGACAAAAGGTGGCTCCAAATCAGATGGAGCTGGGAAATCTCTCGGATCAAAACCTGATAAAGTTCATTTG ATTGATATAAGACGAGCCAATAATACAGAGATCATGTTAACTAAAATCAAAATGCCACTCCCTGATATGATG AGTGCGGCTCTAGCTTTGGACGATTCTGTTCTAGACGCTGATCAATTGGAAAATCtcataaaattttgcccaacAAAAGAGGAGATGGAACTTCTAAAG AACTACAGTGGAGACAAGGAAACTCTTGGAAAGTGTGAGCAGGAAAGTGGAATTTCACATG GGTTGAATCTAAGTTTAGGATATTTGCTTTCAAGATTCAATTTCAATCACAG GGATGTCAGAAAAAATTTGCTGGCTGTGTCATCCGCTTGTGAGGAG CTCAGAGGCTCTGAGAAGTTAAAGGTGATCATGGAGAAAATTCTGTTCCttggaaataaattaaatcaaggcACACCAAGAG GCCAGGCTCTTGGTTTTCGCTTGGACAGCCTTTTAAAACTTACAGACACCCGTGCAAATAACAGTAGAATGACCCTAATGCACTTTCTTTGTAAG GGCCTTGCGGACAAATCACCACATTTGCTGGATTTTCATGAGGATTTTGTCAACCTGGAAGCTGCTTCAAAG TTGCAACTGAAAGCATTGGCTGAGGAGCAGCAGGCAGTTGTAAAAGGGCTGCAGAAAGTTGAACAAGAACTTGCTGCTTCAGAAAGTGATGGTCCTGTTTCTGAGGTTTTCCGCAag ACTTTGAAGGAGTTCATTGATGCTTCTGGAGCTGATGTAAGGTCCTTGTCAGCACTATATGCTGAAGTA GGTAAAAGTGCAGATGCACTGGCATATTATTTTGGAGAGGATCCTGCAAAATGTCCTTTTGAACAAG TCACCTCCACTCTTCTGAACTTTGTGGGGTTATTTCGGAAAGCACACGAGGAGAACATCAAGCAGATTGAGACTGAAAAGAAGAAAGCACAGAAGGAGGCCGAGAAGGAGGCAAACCAGGACCGGACTCCTGTAAAATCTAAAGATGGACTAGTAGATAGATCACCAAGGTCACCCTTCAGATAA
- the LOC121054234 gene encoding formin-like protein 12 isoform X2 — protein sequence MALLRRLFYRKPPDRLLEIADRVYVFDCCFSTKTMEPFEYKNYLGNIVLQLREQFVDSSLMVFNFKDEGKSLVSGMLSLYGITVKDYPCQYLGCPLLPLDMVLHFLRVSERWLMLEGQQNLLLMHCEKGGWPVLAFMLAGLLLYRKQYNGEERTLVMVYKQAPKELLQMLTTLNPQPSHLRYLRYICRMDSKLEWHTQRIPFSLDCVILSEVPNFDGVGGCRPIVRVYGQDFLMVDKNYKVITPPSHARTQANHYKQADNVPVKLNVGSCVQGDVVLECLHVDDSLEDERLMFRVMFNTCFIRSHILLLNFEDIDISWDAEQWFTKNFKAEN from the exons ATGGCGTTGTTGCGAAGGTTGTTCTACCGAAAGCCGCCAGATCGACTCCTTGAGATTGCCGATCGTGTCTATG TATTCGACTGTTGCTTCTCTACAAAAACCATGGAACCATTTGAATACAAGAATTATCTAGGCAACATTGTTTTGCAGCTTCGTGAGCAGTTTGTAGATTCTTCATTGATGGTATTCAATTTCAAAGATGAAGGAAAAAGTCTGGTTTCAGGCATGTTATCCCTTTACGGTATCACAGTTAAAGACTACCCTTGTCAGTATTTGGGATGCCCATTGCTTCCATTGGACATGGTTCTCCACTTCTTAAGGGTGAGCGAGAGGTGGCTTATGCTTGAAGGgcaacaaaaccttcttctCATGCATTGTGAGAAAGGTGGATGGCCAGTTTTAGCATTTATGCTTGCAGGTCTTCTTCTATATAGGAAGCAGTATAATGGGGAGGAAAGAACTCTAGTCATGGTTTACAAGCAAGCACCTAAGGAACTTCTTCAAATGTTAACAACATTAAACCCTCAACCTTCCCATCTTCGATATCTACGATACATATGTAGAATGGATTCAAAGCTAGAATGGCATACACAACGGATTCCTTTTTCTTTGGATTGTGTAATTCTCAGTGAAGTACCTAATTTTGATGGAGTAGGTGGTTGTCGGCCAATTGTTCGGGTATATGGGCAGGATTTTTTGATGGTTGATAAAAATTACAAGGTTATTACGCCGCCATCACATGCTAGGACACAAGCTAACCACTATAAACAG GCTGACAATGTACCAGTGAAGTTAAATGTTGGATCTTGTGTGCAAGGAGATGTTGTCCTTGAATGCTTGCATGTAGATGATAGCCTTGAAGATGAAAGATTGATGTTTCGGGTGATGTTCAATACATGTTTTATCCGGTCTCACATTCTATTGTTGAATTTTGAGGACATTGATATCTCTTGGGATGCAGAACAATGGTTCACCAAAAATTTCAAAGCTGAG AATTAG
- the LOC121054234 gene encoding formin-like protein 12 isoform X1 has product MALLRRLFYRKPPDRLLEIADRVYVFDCCFSTKTMEPFEYKNYLGNIVLQLREQFVDSSLMVFNFKDEGKSLVSGMLSLYGITVKDYPCQYLGCPLLPLDMVLHFLRVSERWLMLEGQQNLLLMHCEKGGWPVLAFMLAGLLLYRKQYNGEERTLVMVYKQAPKELLQMLTTLNPQPSHLRYLRYICRMDSKLEWHTQRIPFSLDCVILSEVPNFDGVGGCRPIVRVYGQDFLMVDKNYKVITPPSHARTQANHYKQADNVPVKLNVGSCVQGDVVLECLHVDDSLEDERLMFRVMFNTCFIRSHILLLNFEDIDISWDAEQWFTKNFKAEVGYNFSCVPR; this is encoded by the exons ATGGCGTTGTTGCGAAGGTTGTTCTACCGAAAGCCGCCAGATCGACTCCTTGAGATTGCCGATCGTGTCTATG TATTCGACTGTTGCTTCTCTACAAAAACCATGGAACCATTTGAATACAAGAATTATCTAGGCAACATTGTTTTGCAGCTTCGTGAGCAGTTTGTAGATTCTTCATTGATGGTATTCAATTTCAAAGATGAAGGAAAAAGTCTGGTTTCAGGCATGTTATCCCTTTACGGTATCACAGTTAAAGACTACCCTTGTCAGTATTTGGGATGCCCATTGCTTCCATTGGACATGGTTCTCCACTTCTTAAGGGTGAGCGAGAGGTGGCTTATGCTTGAAGGgcaacaaaaccttcttctCATGCATTGTGAGAAAGGTGGATGGCCAGTTTTAGCATTTATGCTTGCAGGTCTTCTTCTATATAGGAAGCAGTATAATGGGGAGGAAAGAACTCTAGTCATGGTTTACAAGCAAGCACCTAAGGAACTTCTTCAAATGTTAACAACATTAAACCCTCAACCTTCCCATCTTCGATATCTACGATACATATGTAGAATGGATTCAAAGCTAGAATGGCATACACAACGGATTCCTTTTTCTTTGGATTGTGTAATTCTCAGTGAAGTACCTAATTTTGATGGAGTAGGTGGTTGTCGGCCAATTGTTCGGGTATATGGGCAGGATTTTTTGATGGTTGATAAAAATTACAAGGTTATTACGCCGCCATCACATGCTAGGACACAAGCTAACCACTATAAACAG GCTGACAATGTACCAGTGAAGTTAAATGTTGGATCTTGTGTGCAAGGAGATGTTGTCCTTGAATGCTTGCATGTAGATGATAGCCTTGAAGATGAAAGATTGATGTTTCGGGTGATGTTCAATACATGTTTTATCCGGTCTCACATTCTATTGTTGAATTTTGAGGACATTGATATCTCTTGGGATGCAGAACAATGGTTCACCAAAAATTTCAAAGCTGAGGTAGGCTATAATTTCTCTTGTGTCCCCaggtaa